One Fontisphaera persica DNA window includes the following coding sequences:
- a CDS encoding tetratricopeptide repeat protein: MMDRLLNNWREAWRGRGPWAPYLRAIYRFWDRLLAALLFVPRFVWQGLLRVFEALENFSLRGLIFGEGSGGYGYGYGYGYGYGYGYGSGKPRPKRKWYNPLVWIAALWRLVSTVTRAFFGFRTEGMVPGVVAYGYGRTRAKLESAVDKHRLLLKLKAVPAVLTILGWLGLLGLMVWFTPARIEARYTKWSDDAYQMGNLPRARVASERLLQLDSTNQSAHLLRLARNLAAMGYADDALALASRTAKDNAQVAEMQIEVAENIIGNPAASSNMLHHAERYLLGLFANKPDQAEAAVLLGRYYYRLGDWEEARWYLKRAFPKRNDAGLVLAAIEMGYGNTLARDRWASAAAEFFKLKTTTGRPKDPKTWMARRQWAEAEMMQGNLTNALTILNEGIASTGLKIYHRMAASIYSDLIKRSWALDPTNHWQRLEWMRTGLNHDPQNEFLLRQLAAMANSQGPTAEAALSLGRELGAVAANRPALYYYLGMDLYSRGQEQGARNHLEVAYLGQPDNPVVANNFAYLLAITDPPDPSRGLNIMNTVIERHPRQLIFRETRGQILLKMQRWQEALEDFEAAKPLFQSNSVFHASLAKVYAGLGQKDLSRQHESLAAELRAEALRLRAAQNP; this comes from the coding sequence ATGATGGATCGCTTGCTCAATAACTGGCGCGAGGCGTGGCGCGGGCGCGGCCCGTGGGCGCCTTATTTGCGGGCTATTTACCGCTTCTGGGACCGGCTGCTGGCGGCGCTGTTGTTTGTGCCGCGGTTTGTCTGGCAGGGATTGCTGCGGGTGTTTGAGGCGCTCGAGAACTTTTCCCTGCGCGGCCTCATTTTTGGCGAGGGCAGCGGCGGTTATGGCTATGGTTATGGCTATGGCTACGGCTACGGTTATGGTTATGGCAGCGGCAAGCCGCGTCCCAAGCGGAAGTGGTACAATCCTTTGGTGTGGATCGCCGCCCTTTGGCGGCTGGTGAGCACCGTTACCCGCGCGTTTTTTGGCTTCCGCACGGAAGGCATGGTGCCCGGGGTGGTGGCCTATGGCTACGGCCGCACGCGCGCCAAATTGGAAAGCGCGGTGGACAAACACCGTCTCCTGCTCAAACTCAAGGCGGTGCCGGCGGTCCTCACGATTCTGGGCTGGCTGGGCCTTCTGGGGTTGATGGTGTGGTTCACACCGGCACGCATCGAGGCACGCTACACCAAGTGGTCTGATGACGCCTACCAGATGGGCAATTTGCCGCGCGCGCGCGTGGCCAGTGAACGCCTGCTGCAGCTTGACAGCACGAATCAATCGGCCCATTTGCTGCGGCTGGCGCGCAATCTGGCGGCGATGGGATATGCGGATGATGCCCTGGCGCTGGCCAGCCGCACGGCCAAAGACAACGCCCAGGTGGCCGAGATGCAAATTGAGGTGGCGGAGAATATTATTGGCAACCCCGCCGCCTCGTCCAACATGCTCCATCACGCCGAGCGTTACTTGCTGGGTTTGTTTGCCAACAAACCGGATCAGGCCGAGGCCGCCGTGCTCCTGGGGCGCTATTACTACCGTCTGGGCGATTGGGAGGAGGCCCGCTGGTATTTGAAACGCGCCTTCCCCAAGCGCAATGATGCGGGACTGGTGCTGGCGGCCATTGAAATGGGTTACGGCAACACCCTCGCCCGCGATCGCTGGGCCTCCGCCGCCGCCGAATTTTTCAAGCTGAAAACCACCACCGGACGGCCCAAGGATCCCAAGACCTGGATGGCCCGCCGGCAATGGGCCGAGGCCGAAATGATGCAGGGCAACCTGACCAACGCCCTCACCATTCTGAACGAAGGCATCGCCAGCACGGGCCTCAAAATCTACCACCGCATGGCGGCCAGCATTTATAGCGATTTAATCAAGCGCAGTTGGGCCTTGGACCCCACCAATCACTGGCAGCGCCTGGAATGGATGCGGACGGGTTTGAATCATGATCCGCAGAATGAGTTTTTGCTGCGCCAACTGGCGGCCATGGCCAACAGCCAGGGCCCCACCGCCGAGGCGGCGCTATCCTTGGGACGCGAATTGGGCGCGGTGGCAGCCAATCGCCCCGCCCTTTACTATTACCTGGGCATGGATTTGTACAGCCGCGGCCAGGAGCAGGGCGCCCGCAATCATCTGGAAGTCGCTTACCTGGGGCAGCCCGACAACCCGGTGGTGGCCAACAATTTTGCTTATCTTCTGGCCATCACTGACCCTCCGGACCCCTCGCGGGGGTTGAACATCATGAACACCGTCATCGAGCGGCATCCGCGCCAGCTCATTTTCCGGGAAACGCGCGGCCAGATTTTGCTGAAAATGCAGCGATGGCAGGAGGCCTTGGAAGATTTCGAGGCCGCCAAACCCCTATTCCAAAGCAACTCCGTGTTTCATGCCAGCCTGGCCAAGGTCTATGCGGGCTTGGGCCAAAAGGACCTCAGCCGGCAGCATGAAAGCTTGGCGGCGGAATTGCGCGCCGAGGCATTGCGCTTGCGGGCCGCCCAGAACCCTTGA
- a CDS encoding sugar phosphate isomerase/epimerase family protein — protein sequence MKTHPSVPVTPGLSRRQWLRASCALSLGAAWLAGQASPAGGSRRKMRIALTPGSIGVRANQVEAIQLAAKHGFEAVEPYAGYLAGLADDALKALRDDMAKHQLTWAAAGFPLQFRGDDAAYQASLKELPKTAAALQRAGVERMGTWLSPTHASLSRQENWERHVKRLREGARLLGEHGLRLGLEYVGTRSARASNRKTFIYNLKDTQALIRDIGQPNVGVILDSWHWWQAGETVEDVLALKNAGVVSVDLNDAPAGVAIDQQQDGRRELPLATGVIPVKGFLNALRQIGYDGPVRAEPFNQALNDLDNDAACATVAAAMKKALDLLD from the coding sequence GTGAAAACCCATCCATCCGTGCCCGTGACGCCCGGCCTTTCGCGCCGGCAATGGTTAAGAGCAAGCTGTGCCCTGAGCCTGGGGGCGGCTTGGCTTGCGGGGCAGGCGTCGCCAGCAGGGGGGAGCCGCCGCAAGATGCGCATTGCCCTCACTCCGGGGAGCATCGGCGTGCGCGCCAATCAGGTCGAGGCCATTCAATTGGCGGCCAAACATGGCTTTGAAGCCGTGGAGCCTTATGCCGGATACCTCGCCGGACTGGCGGACGACGCCCTGAAGGCGCTGCGCGACGACATGGCCAAACACCAACTGACGTGGGCGGCTGCCGGTTTTCCCCTGCAATTCCGGGGGGATGACGCGGCTTATCAGGCCAGTTTGAAGGAATTGCCCAAAACCGCGGCCGCATTGCAGCGGGCGGGCGTGGAGCGCATGGGCACGTGGCTCTCGCCCACACATGCCAGCTTGAGCCGGCAGGAGAATTGGGAGCGTCACGTGAAGCGTTTGCGGGAAGGCGCGCGCCTTTTGGGGGAGCATGGCTTGCGTTTGGGTTTGGAATATGTGGGCACGCGCAGCGCCCGTGCAAGTAACCGTAAAACCTTCATTTACAACTTAAAAGATACTCAGGCCTTAATTCGCGACATCGGCCAGCCCAATGTGGGGGTGATTTTGGATAGTTGGCATTGGTGGCAGGCCGGAGAGACGGTGGAGGACGTGCTGGCCCTCAAGAATGCTGGGGTGGTATCTGTGGATTTAAATGATGCCCCTGCCGGTGTGGCCATTGATCAGCAACAGGATGGACGGCGGGAATTGCCCTTGGCCACAGGCGTCATTCCTGTAAAGGGATTCCTCAACGCGCTGCGGCAAATCGGTTACGACGGGCCGGTACGGGCTGAGCCTTTTAATCAGGCGCTCAATGATTTGGACAATGACGCCGCTTGTGCCACCGTGGCCGCCGCGATGAAAAAAGCGCTCGACCTGCTGGATTAA
- a CDS encoding MotA/TolQ/ExbB proton channel family protein: MNYKRYKVLQSGGAMLLFLLVLTVAAVAQTPQSSTGGTNGLFELFNEHLPPGARWRLEYQGSGIRRGGIAGSRVSTNYLYLRRSDSPITMEGLSIPIRENPGPGEYRYLSFAWIKWGEGQVGLQFHVQPDGTAGGSTNFIYFAGQGDLTNGKALRIAMDAGSSWFRATRDLWKDFGEFTITGVSFIAMGGRDAGFDNLYLAQKESDFKNAPPIIPSQVVMPEPLPQDAGEHQAAMAEEETSKGVGANVDIDWGEQIKRGGAWMYPLYLLGLLAVVIAVQRLLTVREDRLAPRALREAVRAHLASRDYEAALRDCDQHPSTLAEALRFVLLHRGAGLEVASQSAGDIAARDIRGHLSRIYPLSVIASLAPLLGLLGTVIGMIQAFGMVALYGDEGGASMLSNSISLALITTAAGLIIAAPSIAIYSILKNRIINLASIIEVEIENATTEIFLGGNKPGGAKDTQ; encoded by the coding sequence ATGAACTATAAAAGGTACAAGGTGCTCCAAAGCGGGGGAGCCATGCTCTTGTTTCTGCTGGTGCTCACGGTGGCCGCCGTGGCACAAACCCCTCAATCTTCAACCGGTGGAACCAACGGCCTGTTTGAATTGTTCAACGAGCATTTGCCGCCAGGAGCGCGCTGGCGGTTGGAATATCAAGGCAGTGGCATTCGGCGGGGCGGAATTGCGGGTTCAAGGGTCAGCACAAACTATCTCTACCTGCGCCGCAGCGACAGTCCGATAACCATGGAGGGGCTTTCGATACCCATTCGCGAAAACCCCGGGCCGGGAGAGTATCGCTACCTGTCCTTTGCTTGGATAAAATGGGGCGAAGGTCAGGTGGGGTTGCAGTTCCATGTCCAACCGGACGGAACGGCGGGCGGCAGCACGAATTTCATTTATTTCGCCGGCCAAGGGGACCTCACCAATGGCAAGGCTTTGAGAATTGCAATGGATGCCGGCTCAAGCTGGTTCCGCGCGACGCGGGATTTATGGAAGGATTTTGGTGAGTTCACCATCACCGGCGTTTCCTTTATCGCGATGGGCGGAAGGGATGCAGGTTTTGATAACCTCTACCTCGCGCAGAAGGAAAGTGATTTCAAAAATGCGCCCCCTATCATTCCCTCCCAAGTTGTGATGCCCGAGCCGCTGCCCCAGGATGCTGGCGAGCACCAAGCCGCCATGGCGGAGGAGGAAACCTCAAAAGGGGTGGGGGCAAATGTGGACATTGACTGGGGCGAGCAAATCAAGCGGGGCGGTGCGTGGATGTACCCGCTGTACCTGTTGGGATTGCTGGCGGTGGTGATAGCCGTGCAGCGATTGCTGACAGTACGCGAAGACCGGCTGGCCCCCCGCGCGCTGCGGGAGGCGGTGCGGGCGCATCTGGCCAGCCGCGATTACGAAGCGGCGTTGCGGGATTGCGACCAGCATCCCTCAACCTTGGCCGAGGCGCTGCGTTTTGTTTTATTGCATCGGGGGGCCGGTTTGGAGGTGGCCAGCCAGTCGGCGGGCGATATAGCGGCACGGGATATTCGCGGGCACTTGTCCCGGATTTACCCCCTGTCCGTGATCGCTTCGCTGGCTCCCTTGTTGGGGTTGTTGGGCACCGTCATCGGCATGATTCAGGCCTTCGGCATGGTTGCCCTGTATGGTGATGAAGGCGGCGCTTCGATGCTGTCGAATTCCATTTCGCTGGCCTTGATCACTACTGCCGCCGGTTTGATCATTGCCGCGCCGTCCATTGCCATTTATTCCATTCTCAAAAACCGCATCATTAATCTGGCCTCCATCATCGAAGTGGAAATCGAAAATGCCACCACGGAGATTTTCCTCGGCGGGAACAAACCCGGCGGAGCGAAAGACACGCAATAA
- a CDS encoding ExbD/TolR family protein, producing MRIHLDDENEPGVLMSPLIDCVFLLLIFFLVTTMLRKWERQIPVKLPSATASLSSTKSMPETEIIAMGTDKKLFAVVSHDAYSGQTTYLPINNLPAYLAALRARRGADVPLEIAAERGVSVQTVIDVFDMCQLQGFKQTRVRLGGKPSADQTSE from the coding sequence ATGCGCATTCACTTGGATGACGAAAACGAGCCGGGCGTCCTAATGTCGCCGCTGATTGACTGTGTCTTTTTGCTGTTGATTTTCTTTCTGGTCACCACCATGTTGCGGAAATGGGAACGGCAAATCCCGGTGAAACTGCCGTCGGCCACCGCCAGTCTCTCCTCTACCAAGTCCATGCCGGAGACCGAGATCATCGCGATGGGCACGGATAAAAAACTTTTCGCCGTGGTTTCCCATGATGCCTATTCGGGGCAGACGACGTATCTGCCCATTAATAACCTGCCAGCCTATCTGGCGGCCTTGCGCGCCCGTCGCGGGGCTGACGTTCCGCTGGAAATCGCCGCGGAGCGGGGGGTGTCTGTGCAGACGGTGATAGACGTGTTCGACATGTGCCAGTTGCAGGGGTTCAAGCAAACACGGGTCCGTCTTGGAGGAAAGCCCAGTGCAGATCAAACTTCAGAATGA
- a CDS encoding ExbD/TolR family protein, with product MQIKLQNEEEPEVSMAPLIDCVFLLLIFFLVSSMTKVKSKDIPVNLPASQAAEKMRPSDKQVVVGIDRDGKFYWNGAPCTSNFLLEQLRSLCIADPGRRVRIDMDQDAPFGRFVEVMDACQFYNLGNIGIRTYDENYNRR from the coding sequence GTGCAGATCAAACTTCAGAATGAGGAAGAGCCGGAAGTCTCGATGGCGCCCTTGATTGACTGCGTCTTTCTGCTGTTGATCTTCTTTTTGGTTTCCAGCATGACCAAGGTCAAGAGCAAAGACATCCCCGTCAATCTGCCCGCCTCCCAGGCAGCGGAAAAAATGCGCCCCAGCGACAAGCAGGTGGTGGTGGGCATTGACCGCGACGGCAAATTCTATTGGAACGGCGCCCCGTGTACCAGTAATTTTCTTCTCGAACAACTGCGAAGCCTTTGCATTGCCGACCCCGGCCGCCGTGTGCGCATTGATATGGACCAAGACGCTCCTTTTGGGCGCTTTGTCGAAGTTATGGACGCCTGTCAGTTCTACAATCTGGGCAATATCGGCATTCGGACTTATGACGAGAACTACAACCGCCGCTGA
- a CDS encoding OmpH family outer membrane protein, protein MTRTTTAADRRTVLISWIVALLVLGGGTLWLALMPAQPVKKLPPTETKRRLQQPPASRPPKPLPEQFVLDLVKQAEILTKQELQQRLQKFEQMSVDMSQRKLQLLNKIEARPLLSHSPTNANDTSMAREGSFTNYPPLGADPSVEALYQRLAQYESQIQNDYIHVKAAEWALQRGQSFPEVLLSMQPPSTLMPPFEALISRQTGGTDWRRSPDSPASAGLVIANVEDLKNYRGVLGLASLESGLAESRLDSLFSSSRRGRPPPPGFSGATGGTRGPPMEYAPYEAKLDPEMVKAQALPGRRFSRSSERRGWLYINTWYMIGPWDGFGRTDFSIPHPPELAVDLDATYTDGLIGRGIEETESDPLKVKGNVVMLDGTLRWKFMQSESMHNTVPVTVDGGVYYAYTELYFDEPAIMLVALGTDDAGKIWINGQEIWKDVKPSWYHIDEHLVTFQFQQGWNRILVRLENTGGAATGFSFLICPKDAATLSKTSKSP, encoded by the coding sequence ATGACGAGAACTACAACCGCCGCTGACCGGCGAACGGTGCTCATCTCCTGGATCGTCGCGTTGCTCGTGTTGGGAGGTGGCACCTTGTGGCTTGCTCTGATGCCGGCTCAGCCGGTGAAGAAGCTGCCTCCCACCGAAACCAAACGCCGTCTCCAGCAGCCTCCGGCTTCGCGCCCTCCCAAACCACTCCCCGAACAGTTTGTGTTGGACCTCGTCAAACAGGCTGAAATACTGACCAAACAGGAATTGCAACAGCGGTTGCAAAAGTTTGAACAAATGAGCGTGGACATGAGCCAGCGCAAACTTCAGTTGCTGAACAAAATCGAGGCGCGTCCACTTCTTTCCCACTCGCCCACCAATGCCAATGACACCTCCATGGCACGCGAAGGTTCATTCACCAACTACCCCCCATTGGGGGCTGACCCCTCTGTGGAGGCACTGTACCAGCGGCTGGCCCAGTACGAATCTCAGATCCAGAACGATTACATTCATGTCAAGGCAGCAGAGTGGGCGCTGCAGCGTGGCCAATCTTTTCCGGAAGTCCTCCTGAGCATGCAACCGCCCTCGACACTCATGCCGCCTTTCGAAGCATTGATCAGCAGGCAGACCGGGGGCACGGACTGGAGACGGTCGCCCGACAGCCCTGCCAGCGCCGGCTTGGTGATTGCCAATGTGGAGGATTTAAAGAATTACCGGGGGGTGCTGGGGCTGGCTTCGCTGGAATCAGGCTTGGCGGAATCCCGGCTTGACAGTCTTTTTAGCTCCAGCCGGCGAGGACGTCCCCCCCCGCCTGGTTTCAGCGGAGCCACCGGCGGGACCCGTGGTCCGCCGATGGAGTATGCTCCCTATGAGGCCAAGCTGGACCCCGAGATGGTGAAAGCGCAAGCCCTGCCTGGCCGCCGGTTTTCGCGGAGCTCCGAGCGGCGCGGCTGGTTATACATCAATACTTGGTATATGATCGGTCCGTGGGATGGTTTCGGGCGGACCGATTTCTCCATCCCCCACCCGCCCGAACTGGCGGTGGACCTCGACGCCACTTATACCGATGGTCTGATAGGCCGGGGCATCGAGGAAACCGAGTCGGACCCCCTCAAGGTCAAGGGCAATGTGGTCATGCTGGATGGCACATTGCGCTGGAAGTTCATGCAGAGCGAATCCATGCATAATACCGTCCCCGTGACCGTTGATGGGGGAGTTTACTATGCCTATACGGAACTCTATTTTGACGAGCCGGCGATTATGTTGGTGGCCTTGGGCACGGATGATGCCGGCAAAATCTGGATCAACGGCCAGGAGATTTGGAAGGACGTAAAACCAAGCTGGTATCACATTGATGAACATTTGGTGACCTTTCAATTCCAGCAGGGGTGGAATCGGATTCTGGTACGGCTGGAAAACACCGGCGGTGCAGCCACCGGTTTCAGTTTCCTCATCTGTCCGAAAGATGCGGCAACTCTTTCCAAAACGAGCAAAAGCCCTTGA
- a CDS encoding Lrp/AsnC family transcriptional regulator, with amino-acid sequence MNDVAVPVTIHDPINEKILVVSEDRVQGFQLDPLGEISRMSGVDRATVLERLQAMLRAGVIRRIRQTLLATNLAQGALVAWETPPDLLETTFDWMFANDPFTGHVVIRSTDPGTAGSQYRLWTTLKVPQGYSLVKHCDYLKSRTGALRYVLLPARKVFALGVGHLRRRGLQPGDRASQPAEPADVAVTTLSDLEWRVLVALKREFTPEELELNPLWGPRAKEAGVSLETFYEVATELNRRRVIGRFSTFLEHTKPAENGERVARFNALFHWAVPPGREIDAGKEVGRHHVMTHAYWRDAGPEFRNVNIMGVAHGAEKEMVLAHKAAIDRHLEEAGIPVLYTNVFWGGRSEIKPSEISPMAYQDWCRQQGLDPQQMREA; translated from the coding sequence ATGAATGATGTAGCTGTGCCGGTTACAATACACGATCCGATCAACGAGAAGATTTTGGTCGTTAGCGAGGATCGGGTGCAGGGTTTTCAACTGGACCCGCTGGGCGAAATCTCCCGCATGTCCGGAGTGGATCGCGCCACGGTGTTGGAACGCTTGCAGGCGATGCTGCGTGCCGGCGTGATACGGCGTATTCGCCAAACTTTGCTGGCCACCAATCTGGCACAAGGCGCCTTGGTGGCCTGGGAAACTCCCCCCGACTTGTTGGAGACAACATTTGATTGGATGTTTGCGAACGACCCCTTTACCGGTCATGTTGTTATTCGGAGCACTGATCCGGGCACGGCGGGCAGTCAGTACCGTCTTTGGACGACACTGAAGGTCCCCCAAGGTTATTCCCTCGTCAAACACTGCGATTATCTGAAATCCCGAACGGGCGCGTTGCGTTATGTCCTATTGCCGGCTCGCAAAGTGTTTGCTTTGGGGGTGGGGCACCTGCGGCGCCGTGGTTTGCAGCCGGGGGATCGTGCTTCCCAGCCCGCCGAACCGGCTGATGTGGCAGTAACCACGCTGTCTGATTTGGAGTGGCGCGTGTTGGTAGCCCTTAAACGGGAGTTCACCCCGGAGGAGCTGGAGCTGAATCCCTTGTGGGGGCCGCGGGCGAAAGAAGCCGGTGTGTCGTTGGAAACCTTTTATGAAGTAGCCACGGAATTGAATCGCCGCCGTGTAATTGGACGTTTTTCCACTTTTTTGGAACATACCAAACCGGCGGAAAACGGCGAACGAGTGGCGCGCTTCAATGCCTTGTTTCACTGGGCAGTGCCGCCGGGGCGGGAAATTGACGCGGGCAAGGAAGTGGGCCGCCATCACGTCATGACTCATGCCTATTGGCGGGACGCAGGACCGGAATTTCGCAATGTCAACATCATGGGCGTGGCGCACGGCGCGGAGAAGGAAATGGTGCTGGCCCATAAGGCCGCCATTGACCGCCATTTGGAGGAAGCGGGTATTCCGGTGCTCTATACCAATGTGTTTTGGGGCGGGCGCAGCGAAATCAAGCCTTCAGAAATCTCCCCCATGGCCTATCAGGATTGGTGCCGCCAGCAGGGCCTCGACCCGCAGCAGATGCGCGAGGCGTAA
- a CDS encoding 3-keto-disaccharide hydrolase: MNIARASRWLWGVVLVAGLEAAEAPPWQSLFDGKFPVFFRGYKMMQFPVNIWTAKAGVIASVPGGEQTDLMLRQRYAHFEFSVEYRLPPGAASGIVYLVQEGAPRAALGGLKMVLADDERHADAKNNPLYRSGSLYALLPATNAQPRPVGQWNEARVRVWGKKVEHWLNGEKVLEFELDSEAFESALRRGRVKNLPDFKEVREGYIGLEHPGVEMWFRNPRIRVLPEPEKEAAEGVGATNSPSPVETPALPPP, encoded by the coding sequence ATGAACATTGCCCGAGCCTCGCGTTGGTTGTGGGGTGTTGTGTTGGTGGCCGGCTTGGAAGCCGCCGAGGCGCCCCCGTGGCAGTCCCTGTTTGACGGCAAGTTTCCAGTTTTTTTCCGGGGCTACAAGATGATGCAGTTTCCGGTCAATATTTGGACTGCCAAGGCCGGCGTGATTGCATCGGTGCCGGGGGGGGAACAAACCGATTTAATGTTGCGTCAGCGATACGCTCATTTTGAATTTTCCGTGGAATACCGGCTGCCGCCGGGAGCGGCCTCGGGGATTGTTTATTTGGTGCAGGAGGGTGCGCCCCGGGCGGCCTTGGGGGGGCTGAAGATGGTGCTGGCCGATGATGAACGCCATGCGGACGCCAAAAACAATCCCCTGTATCGGAGTGGCTCGTTGTACGCCTTGTTGCCGGCCACCAATGCGCAGCCGCGGCCGGTTGGGCAGTGGAATGAAGCCCGCGTGCGGGTCTGGGGCAAAAAGGTGGAGCATTGGTTGAACGGGGAGAAGGTGCTGGAGTTTGAATTGGACAGCGAGGCATTCGAAAGCGCCCTGCGCCGCGGGCGGGTAAAAAATCTGCCGGATTTCAAGGAGGTGCGGGAAGGTTATATTGGACTGGAGCATCCCGGTGTGGAGATGTGGTTTCGGAATCCCCGTATTCGGGTCCTGCCCGAACCGGAGAAGGAAGCCGCGGAAGGGGTAGGCGCTACCAATTCGCCGTCCCCGGTGGAGACGCCGGCTTTGCCTCCGCCTTGA
- a CDS encoding dihydrofolate reductase, giving the protein MSALMPTENRPRLTAIAAMAANRVIGREGHLPWHLPEDFQWFKSVTMGHVLVMGRKTFESIGRPLPGRDTVVISRSGFAHPGVTVIQDLAELARMPGNRRFFICGGAQIYTLALPFCEDLYLTQVLRNVEGDAFFPPFEDRFELAAVVKETPDFRILHFRNLHPQKLAAAPADAAAACQSL; this is encoded by the coding sequence GTGAGCGCATTGATGCCCACTGAAAACCGTCCACGGCTCACGGCCATTGCGGCCATGGCCGCCAATCGCGTCATCGGCCGCGAGGGACACCTGCCCTGGCATCTGCCCGAGGACTTTCAATGGTTCAAGTCCGTCACCATGGGCCATGTGCTCGTGATGGGCCGCAAGACGTTTGAGTCCATCGGCCGTCCCTTGCCGGGACGAGATACCGTGGTCATCAGCCGCAGCGGATTTGCCCATCCGGGTGTCACCGTGATTCAAGATTTGGCAGAGCTGGCCCGGATGCCCGGTAACCGCCGGTTTTTTATCTGCGGCGGCGCGCAAATTTACACGCTGGCCCTGCCTTTCTGTGAGGATTTATACCTCACCCAAGTGCTCCGGAACGTGGAGGGCGATGCCTTCTTTCCCCCCTTTGAAGACCGGTTTGAACTGGCGGCAGTGGTCAAAGAAACCCCGGATTTTCGCATCCTTCATTTCCGCAACCTCCACCCCCAAAAACTGGCGGCGGCACCTGCCGATGCCGCCGCTGCCTGTCAAAGTCTCTAA
- a CDS encoding SMP-30/gluconolactonase/LRE family protein has translation MYNHYRKAIGCLAALMLALGQSGAATNAPAKSSAAKTKPAVKKEAVKTAKPVKPAKPTPPPVADHVERLDPAINALLPTNTFLEPLASGFIWSEGPVWMGKYLLFSDVPTNRIYKWEEGLGISVFLEPSGYTGTDPRGGEMGSNGLTRDRQGRLVICQHGDRRVSRLEKDGSFTPLAQYYQWRRFNSPNDAVFDSKGNLYFTDPPYGLPAQMADPRKEIPFQGIYRVSPQGEVTLLSDKLSRPNGIALSPDEKTLYVANSDRSNPAIFAFPINKDGTLGNRRIFFDASELASKGRPGLPDGLKVDIKGNVFATGPGGVLVLSPQGKHLGTIKTDRPTANCAWGNDGSVLYITANHDLLRVKTKTRGKLP, from the coding sequence ATGTATAACCATTACCGCAAAGCCATCGGATGTCTCGCCGCCCTGATGCTGGCCCTCGGGCAATCAGGCGCCGCCACCAATGCCCCCGCCAAATCGAGCGCTGCCAAAACCAAACCGGCAGTAAAAAAAGAGGCCGTCAAAACGGCCAAACCCGTCAAGCCCGCCAAGCCCACACCGCCGCCGGTGGCCGACCATGTGGAGCGTCTGGACCCCGCCATCAACGCCCTGCTCCCCACCAATACTTTCCTCGAGCCGCTGGCCTCCGGCTTCATCTGGAGTGAAGGGCCTGTTTGGATGGGCAAGTACCTGCTTTTTTCTGATGTGCCCACCAATCGCATCTACAAATGGGAAGAAGGCCTCGGCATTTCCGTGTTTCTGGAGCCGAGCGGCTACACCGGCACCGACCCCCGCGGCGGAGAAATGGGGTCCAATGGCCTGACGCGCGACCGTCAGGGACGTCTCGTCATTTGCCAGCACGGCGACCGCCGCGTTTCCCGGCTGGAAAAAGACGGCTCGTTCACTCCGCTGGCCCAATATTACCAATGGCGGCGCTTTAACAGTCCGAATGACGCCGTCTTTGATTCCAAAGGCAATTTGTATTTCACCGACCCCCCTTACGGCTTGCCCGCCCAAATGGCGGACCCGCGCAAAGAAATTCCCTTCCAGGGCATCTACCGCGTCTCGCCCCAGGGCGAGGTCACCTTGCTCTCCGACAAATTAAGCCGCCCCAACGGCATCGCCTTGTCACCGGATGAAAAAACCCTCTACGTGGCCAATTCTGACCGCTCCAACCCCGCCATCTTCGCTTTTCCCATCAATAAAGACGGCACCTTGGGCAATCGCCGCATCTTTTTCGATGCCTCCGAACTGGCCAGCAAGGGCCGGCCCGGCCTGCCCGACGGACTGAAGGTGGACATCAAAGGCAACGTTTTTGCCACTGGTCCGGGTGGAGTTCTGGTCCTGTCCCCCCAAGGCAAGCATTTAGGCACCATCAAGACTGACCGGCCCACCGCCAATTGCGCCTGGGGCAATGACGGCAGCGTGCTCTACATCACTGCCAATCACGATTTGCTGCGCGTCAAAACCAAAACCCGCGGCAAGCTGCCCTGA